In one Lycium barbarum isolate Lr01 chromosome 7, ASM1917538v2, whole genome shotgun sequence genomic region, the following are encoded:
- the LOC132602775 gene encoding putative late blight resistance protein homolog R1A-10: protein MAFAAVTVCLQTLDQIFSPNPFLNLDKDEHCKFLSEKLGIFQRFLVDSANKRDNLEMVEDLERQIRDVSYGAQDYVEELASFSWKDLDLVECYDRVYSTKGCLSQIIEEIKLIELEVMKIYEQMSCHANVYESESYLLESSPEKGPVVQDFVVGLDDDVLEIKTRLCSFSSKLEVVSLVGMGGIGKSTLARMVYDDSLIKYHFGSRAWVTVKDRQAKGLLLGLLDGIVELTNEIREKNSEQLAEMLYKKLKFNQYIIVLDDVWSTEDWGKIKRCFPDDKNGSRILLTTRLMKVALHTKSGSSPYCLKFLDLERSWELLCHKVFGRKSVHPELEDIGKKIAEQCKGLPLAVLVVGGLLSKMQRTRSCWGTFAKTFRSIGTDEHEKCLDILALSYRNLPHHLKACFIYMCAFPAEFAIHVQLLVTLWIAEGFLTTGKHKTLENYAEECLEDLVNRNLVIVKKRKSNGRVKICAIHDLLRDLGLREAQRENFFYLPELFATTNTLHCVRRLSYHGVFSFEVPWKPLLPLSRTLFLFGKLRLLHESQLHGPLLYKLLRVLHIVDVSFDYFPAQVLQLVHLRYLALVVREPECPELISRLWNLQTFILDTHESLNLPRTVWEMEQLRHVYLGKGCFFT from the coding sequence ATGGCCTTTGCTGCTGTGACTGTTTGTTTACAGACCCTTGATCAGATTTTTAGTCCCAACCCTTTTTTGAATCTTGATAAAGATGAACATTGTAAATTTCTTTCCGAAAAACTTGGAATCTTCCAGAGATTTCTTGTGGACTCTGCAAATAAACGCGATAATCTTGAAATGGTAGAAGATTTGGAGAGACAGATTCGAGATGTGTCTTATGGAGCACAAGATTATGTTGAGGAATTGGCCTCCTTTAGTTGGAAAGACTTGGACCTAGTGGAGTGTTATGATAGGGTGTATAGTACCAAGGGCTGCTTGTCCCAAATAATAGAAGAAATAAAATTGATTGAATTGGAAGTGATGAAGATTTATGAGCAAATGTCTTGTCATGCCAATGTTTATGAATCTGAGAGTTACTTGCTTGAAAGCTCACCAGAAAAAGGTCCAGTAGTACAAGACTTTGTGGTTGGCCTAGACGACGATGTGTTGGAGATAAAAACCCGGCTATGCTCTTTCTCGTCTAAGTTGGAGGTTGTCTCTCTTGTGGGTATGGGAGGCATTGGCAAAAGCACCCTTGCTAGAATGGTTTATGATGACTCCCTCATTAAATATCACTTCGGGAGTCGTGCTTGGGTCACAGTGAAAGACCGTCAAGCAAAAGGATTGTTGCTTGGTCTACTGGATGGTATTGTTGAGCTTACCAATGAGATTCGTGAGAAAAATAGTGAGCAGTTGGCAGAAATGTTGTATAAGAAGTTAAAGTTTAATCAGTATATCATCGTCTTGGATGATGTGTGGTCCACAGAGGATTGGGGCAAAATAAAAAGGTGTTTCCCTGATGACAAGAATGGAAGCCGGATCTTGCTAACTACCCGACTTATGAAAGTGGCATTACATACTAAATCTGGTAGCTCTCCGTACTGCTTAAAGTTCTTGGATTTAGAGAGAAGCTGGGAACTTTTATGTCATAAGGTGTTCGGAAGAAAATCTGTTCATCCAGAGTTAGAGGATATTGGAAAGAAGATTGCAGAACAATGCAAAGGGCTACCTCTAGCAGTTCTTGTGGTGGGTGGCCTGCTATCTAAGATGCAAAGGACTAGGAGCTGTTGGGGGACTTTTGCAAAAACGTTTCGTTCAATTGGTACCGATGAGCACGAGAAATGCTTAGATATACTTGCTTTGAGTTACAGAAACTTGCCACATCACTTGAAAGCTTGTTTCATTTATATGTGTGCATTTCCTGCAGAGTTTGCGATTCATGTCCAGCTATTGGTAACACTATGGATCGCTGAGGGATTTCTAACTACAGGAAAGCATAAGACCTTGGAAAACTATGCAGAAGAATGTTTGGAAGATCTTGTGAATCGAAATCTCGTTATTGTCAAAAAGAGGAAATCTAATGGCCGAGTCAAAATTTGTGCTATTCATGATCTTCTGCGCGACTTAGGCTTGAGAGAAGCCCAAAGGGAGAACTTTTTTTATCTCCCTGAACTCTTTGCCACAACTAATACTTTGCACTGTGTCCGTCGTCTCAGTTACCATGGTGTTTTCTCTTTTGAAGTTCCCTGGAAGCCACTGCTTCCCCTCTCCCGAACTCTATTCCTTTTCGGTAAACTGAGATTACTACATGAGTCACAATTGCATGGTCCTTTACTATATAAGTTGTTGAGAGTATTGCACATAGTAGATGTTTCTTTTGATTATTTTCCGGCTCAAGTTCTGCAACTGGTTCATTTGAGGTATCTTGCGCTAGTGGTCCGTGAGCCCGAATGCCCTGAATTAATTTCAAGGCTTTGGAACTTACAGACCTTCATTTTGGATACACATGAAAGCTTGAATCTGCCTAGGACAGTATGGGAAATGGAACAATTAAGGCATGTCTATTTGGGTAAAGGATGTTTTTTTACCTAA
- the LOC132602776 gene encoding uncharacterized protein LOC132602776, with the protein MESRNWMYNRTNENRGGMRQEFVDGVDAFVGYAMTLETFLSHGLVRCPCVKCQCRNYENPEIVRLHLYKDGFQKDYTVWTSHGEMNSSFGRFQDFVVGESSRSVEPNVQNSRMHDMVQDAYGMHSDFESGNHGEEAPNEEASRFFEQLKKASQPLYDGSPHSQLSIVVRLLSIKADWNVPQGAMDAVIGLIHELVDPNLEIPENYYKAKRLVSKLGLSSMRIDCCENGCMLYYKDDEGLESCKFCGRARFKRTRSGKRVVVKAMHYLPLTPRLKRLYASNSSAPHMRWHSENRRPPGVMCHPSDGEAWKHFDTTYPDFAAEP; encoded by the coding sequence ATGGAATCTCGTAATTGGATGTATAATAGGACAAACGAAAACCGAGGGGGGAtgaggcaagaatttgtagacggTGTCGATGCTTTTGTTGGCTATGCAATGACACTTGAAACTTTTCTAAGTCATGGCTTGGTTAGGTGCCCTTGTGTGAAATGTCAATGTAGGAATTACGAGAATCCAGAGATTGTTAGGCTTCATCTCTATAAAGACGGCTTTCAAAAAGATTATACAGTGTGGACTAGTCATGGAGAAATGAATAGTAgttttggtagatttcaagacttTGTTGTTGGTGAAAGTAGTAGGTCGGTGGAACCTAATGTCCAAAATTCTAGAATGCACGACATGGTTCAAGATGCTTATGGGATGCATTCTGATTTTGAATCCGGTAACCATGGTGAAGAAGCTCCAAATGAAGAAGCTAGTCGTTTTTTTGAACAGTTGAAAAAGGCTAGTCAGCCTTTATATGACGGTAGTCCCCACTCTCAATTGTCTATTGTTGTTAGATTATTAAGCATCAAAGCAGATTGGAATGTTCCTCAAGGTGCAATGGATGCTGTGATTGGCCTTATACATGAATTAGTTGACCCGAATTTAGAGATACCTGAAAATTACTATAAGGCAAAGAGACTAGTGTCTAAGTTAGGACTCTCGTCGATGAGAATTGATTGTTGTGAAAATGGATGCATGTTATACTATAAGGATGACGAAGGTCTAGAATCTTGTAAGTTTTGTGGAAGAGCTCGTTTTAAGCGGACTCGTAGCGGGAAGAGGGTTGTCGTTAAGGCGATGCATTACTTACCTCTTACAccaaggttaaagaggttgtacGCATCAAATAGCTCCGCTCCTCATATGAGATGGCACAGTGAAAATAGAAGGCCgcctggtgttatgtgtcatccatcagACGGAGAGGCTTGGAAACATTTTGACACAACATATCCAGACTTTGCGGCTGAACCATGA